In a genomic window of Dyadobacter fermentans DSM 18053:
- a CDS encoding four-carbon acid sugar kinase family protein encodes MSAKNLLLAFYGDDFTGSTDVLETLERAGIRTALFMAPPTPEDLVRFPDIRAFGIAGMTRAMTPPQMEKTLMPAFAALKKSGARHIHYKVCSTFDSSPAIGSIGKAIEVGIEMFNPRFVSLIVAAPALGRYCAFGNLFARMGIGSNGHIHRLDRHPSMSKHPTTPADEADLRLHLSKQTSKTCGLLDILQIEGEPREAAAALENTVRENDIVLFDALYPHQMLRIGELIDPFGSPNAPQFSVGSSGVEMALTACWNNAGIARNRTEWPEPGEVSPLLVVSGSCSPVTSRQITYALARGFEEIALDTPAIATGMHDPTFADDTQKVVEFLRRGRSVIIHTSKSTKDERFTASNNILKNKGLSATEIQTRTSSLYGEALGRIARAAMASISVRRLVIAGGDTSGAVAKTLGINALSMIAPLSPGAPLCRAHAPGSPADGLEINFKGGQVGGEDYFEVLRRGKF; translated from the coding sequence ATGAGCGCAAAAAATCTGCTTTTGGCCTTCTATGGCGACGATTTTACCGGCTCAACCGACGTCCTGGAAACCCTCGAACGCGCCGGCATCCGCACGGCGCTATTCATGGCGCCGCCCACGCCGGAAGACCTGGTCCGCTTTCCCGACATCCGGGCATTCGGCATTGCAGGCATGACGCGCGCCATGACGCCCCCGCAAATGGAGAAAACGCTTATGCCGGCATTCGCGGCGCTCAAAAAATCCGGCGCGCGGCATATTCATTATAAGGTTTGCTCCACATTCGATTCTTCACCTGCCATCGGCAGCATTGGCAAGGCCATTGAGGTGGGGATTGAAATGTTTAATCCGCGCTTCGTGTCGCTGATCGTCGCGGCGCCCGCACTGGGGCGGTACTGCGCGTTCGGGAACCTGTTTGCACGGATGGGCATCGGCAGCAACGGCCACATCCACCGGCTCGACCGCCATCCAAGCATGAGCAAGCACCCCACCACACCAGCCGACGAGGCCGATCTGCGGCTGCATTTGAGCAAACAAACCTCAAAAACCTGCGGATTGCTCGATATTCTGCAAATTGAAGGCGAGCCGCGGGAAGCGGCCGCTGCGCTCGAAAACACGGTTCGGGAGAACGATATTGTGCTTTTCGACGCGCTATACCCGCACCAGATGTTACGCATCGGCGAGCTGATCGATCCTTTCGGTAGTCCGAACGCACCGCAGTTTTCCGTCGGCTCATCGGGCGTTGAAATGGCGCTTACGGCCTGCTGGAATAATGCCGGCATCGCACGAAACCGCACCGAATGGCCCGAACCCGGCGAAGTGTCGCCGCTGCTTGTCGTATCGGGCAGCTGCTCCCCCGTCACATCCCGCCAAATCACCTACGCACTGGCGCGGGGTTTTGAAGAAATTGCGCTGGACACCCCCGCTATCGCAACCGGAATGCATGATCCGACCTTCGCTGATGATACACAAAAGGTCGTCGAATTCTTGCGTCGCGGGCGGAGCGTGATCATACACACCAGCAAAAGCACGAAGGATGAACGTTTCACGGCATCCAATAATATCCTCAAAAACAAGGGATTATCTGCAACTGAAATTCAAACCCGCACTTCTTCCCTTTACGGCGAAGCGCTCGGCCGCATTGCCCGCGCGGCAATGGCCAGCATTTCAGTCCGACGGCTGGTCATCGCCGGGGGCGACACATCCGGTGCCGTCGCCAAAACATTGGGTATCAACGCCCTTTCGATGATTGCCCCCCTATCGCCCGGAGCACCACTATGCCGCGCACACGCCCCCGGCTCCCCGGCAGACGGCCTGGAAATAAATTTCAAAGGCGGACAAGTTGGCGGCGAGGACTATTTTGAAGTGCTGAGAAGAGGGAAGTTTTGA
- a CDS encoding bile acid:sodium symporter family protein, with protein MLIIRKICLLLAGIGFAFLLFAWLTNAGDLIAAAALGTAVACAIGIGAIPFLQGYQYTAWIVAAVVAGMTYPESFLHAGDFDLRNKWLILIVVQFVMFGMGIQMSLRDFSELATSGKGVLIGLCSHFTIMPLTGFALTKIFHFDPEIAAGIILLGSCSSGLASNVMVFIARANLVLSVAVTAMTTLAAPFLTPFLMKMLAGTLIHIRFLDMMMEIIKIVIVPIGAALIHDFLKTATSRARRNVYGLAFACLAWLGALTLGLWAWFAQAVSEPVLQSLEVLSFFAGAVLVGLGYHLITLSFKNLDKHMPYVSMFGIIYFTTVTTAAGRDNLMQVGFLLFFVSVVHNSAGYFFGYWLSRLLGLDKASARTMAFEVGLQNGGMASGLAGTMGKLGTVGLAAAVFSPWMNISGSILANYWRRKTNSEPEKETEIEGIKEQSM; from the coding sequence ATGTTGATAATCAGGAAGATTTGCTTGCTGCTTGCGGGAATTGGCTTCGCATTCCTGCTATTTGCATGGCTGACAAACGCCGGCGATTTAATCGCGGCCGCGGCATTGGGAACGGCAGTGGCATGCGCTATCGGTATTGGGGCTATCCCGTTTTTACAAGGGTATCAATACACAGCCTGGATCGTCGCCGCGGTGGTGGCGGGAATGACATACCCGGAATCTTTTCTTCATGCAGGCGACTTCGACCTGCGCAACAAATGGCTGATACTTATCGTGGTGCAGTTTGTAATGTTCGGAATGGGCATTCAAATGAGCCTGCGGGACTTCTCCGAGCTGGCCACGTCCGGTAAGGGCGTGCTCATCGGGCTTTGCAGCCATTTCACCATTATGCCGCTAACCGGTTTTGCATTGACCAAAATCTTCCATTTCGATCCCGAGATCGCGGCCGGGATCATTTTGCTCGGCTCCTGTTCGAGCGGTCTGGCTTCAAACGTGATGGTATTCATTGCCCGGGCAAACCTCGTGCTGTCCGTCGCGGTGACGGCCATGACCACCCTGGCTGCCCCGTTTCTGACGCCGTTCCTCATGAAAATGCTCGCAGGAACGCTCATCCATATCCGGTTTCTGGACATGATGATGGAGATTATCAAAATCGTGATTGTGCCCATCGGAGCGGCGCTCATCCATGACTTCCTCAAAACCGCAACCAGTCGCGCGCGGCGAAACGTTTATGGCTTAGCGTTCGCGTGTTTGGCCTGGCTAGGCGCGCTGACATTAGGCTTGTGGGCGTGGTTTGCGCAGGCGGTGTCCGAGCCGGTTTTGCAATCGCTCGAAGTATTGTCATTCTTCGCAGGCGCCGTGCTGGTGGGGCTGGGCTATCATTTAATCACATTATCATTTAAAAATCTCGATAAACACATGCCTTACGTTTCTATGTTCGGCATCATTTACTTCACCACTGTAACCACCGCCGCCGGGCGCGATAACCTGATGCAGGTCGGGTTTCTGCTCTTTTTCGTCTCCGTGGTCCACAATTCGGCCGGTTATTTCTTCGGCTATTGGCTGAGCAGGCTCCTGGGCCTCGACAAGGCCTCCGCGCGAACGATGGCATTTGAAGTAGGTTTGCAAAACGGCGGCATGGCCTCCGGCCTGGCCGGTACGATGGGTAAACTAGGCACCGTTGGGCTAGCCGCAGCCGTTTTCAGCCCATGGATGAACATCTCCGGCTCCATTCTGGCTAACTACTGGCGAAGGAAAACGAACTCAGAGCCGGAAAAAGAGACTGAAATTGAAGGTATTAAGGAGCAATCAATGTGA
- a CDS encoding aspartate/glutamate racemase family protein: MKPAKLGLIHTSATLVPIFQQLCNEHLPGVNVFNIVDDSLIKDVIANGKLLPATARRVVDHVASAEEAGADRILVTCSSIGRAVEAAAALVSVPVLRVDQPMADMAVSKGRRIGVVATLPTTLEPTADLVQRRARIAGKEIVLTSRLCEGAFEALMGGNPALHDQMVAQALRELSAQVDVILLAQASMARVVDTLSEAERTVPILASPPEAVRYLASVINQV, translated from the coding sequence ATGAAACCAGCGAAATTAGGCCTGATCCACACCTCGGCTACGCTCGTGCCGATTTTTCAGCAATTGTGTAATGAGCATCTGCCGGGTGTAAACGTGTTCAATATCGTAGACGACAGCTTGATTAAGGATGTAATTGCCAATGGTAAACTGCTGCCGGCGACGGCCCGGCGTGTTGTCGACCATGTAGCGTCGGCGGAGGAGGCCGGGGCTGACCGGATTCTGGTGACATGCTCGTCCATCGGTCGGGCGGTGGAAGCGGCTGCGGCACTCGTGTCGGTGCCGGTGTTGCGCGTGGATCAGCCGATGGCGGATATGGCGGTGTCGAAAGGCAGGCGGATAGGCGTAGTGGCCACTCTGCCGACCACGCTCGAACCCACGGCGGACCTTGTACAGCGCCGCGCCCGGATAGCCGGCAAGGAAATCGTACTAACGAGCCGGTTGTGCGAAGGCGCTTTCGAGGCGTTGATGGGTGGAAATCCCGCATTGCACGATCAAATGGTCGCCCAGGCGCTGCGCGAACTTTCGGCCCAGGTAGATGTGATCCTGCTCGCGCAGGCGTCCATGGCCCGGGTGGTGGATACGCTTTCAGAGGCGGAGCGGACCGTTCCGATCCTGGCCAGTCCACCGGAGGCGGTCCGGTACCTGGCATCGGTGATTAATCAGGTGTAA
- a CDS encoding DUF5060 domain-containing protein, with protein sequence MKYGYFLFVFLWAAVSAFAQERVERWERFELTLPGPQTGNPFADVNLSAEFSSGKEKVKVAGFYDGNGLYKIRFMPKQTGEWKYKTTSNSKPLNGKTGSFTCIEPGPDNHGPVQVADTYHFKYADGKRYYPFGTTLYAWTHQPEGLEEITLKTLTDAPFNKVRMCVFPKYYSHVENEPPFYPYVKKSETKDVKGKPKFQWDLSRFEPAFFQHLEKRIDDLKKLGIEADVIIFHPYDKGHWGFDSLGKENDIKYIRYLTARLASFRNVWWSLANEFDYVKTKPRADWDDYTKAVVSADPYGHLCSIHNGSVYYDNWKPEYTHVSIQNGSTVEDFGRATLLRDVFFKPMVYDEVCYEGDLQQRWGHLSGEEMTEAFWQGVIAGTYVTHGETYKNAGDTIFWAKGGRLIGSSPKRIGFLKKILEEAPGPLELSDPWKDHHTSRADSSYYLVYFGKNMQPEWEFSLPRKGGPKTGRKFKVEVIDTWNMTIDERPEIFEIAETTDYRIFDKKRTSIRLPMTPYLALRIKEYRE encoded by the coding sequence ATGAAATACGGTTATTTCCTTTTTGTTTTTCTTTGGGCTGCGGTTTCCGCTTTTGCGCAGGAACGCGTAGAACGTTGGGAGCGCTTCGAACTGACACTCCCCGGGCCACAAACGGGCAACCCGTTTGCCGACGTAAATTTATCGGCGGAGTTTTCCAGCGGTAAAGAAAAAGTGAAAGTGGCTGGTTTTTACGACGGGAACGGACTGTACAAAATTCGTTTCATGCCGAAGCAAACGGGCGAATGGAAATACAAAACCACGAGTAACAGTAAGCCATTGAATGGCAAAACCGGCTCGTTTACCTGCATTGAGCCAGGCCCGGATAATCATGGTCCTGTACAAGTGGCTGATACATATCATTTTAAGTATGCGGATGGAAAACGCTATTATCCCTTTGGTACAACACTTTACGCGTGGACGCACCAGCCGGAAGGATTAGAAGAAATTACATTGAAAACCCTCACCGATGCGCCTTTTAACAAGGTGAGAATGTGTGTGTTTCCAAAATATTACTCGCACGTCGAAAACGAGCCGCCGTTTTATCCGTACGTGAAAAAGTCGGAAACAAAGGATGTGAAGGGAAAACCGAAGTTTCAATGGGACCTCTCACGGTTCGAGCCGGCATTTTTTCAACACCTAGAAAAGCGGATAGACGACCTTAAAAAACTGGGAATTGAAGCCGATGTGATCATTTTCCATCCCTACGATAAGGGTCATTGGGGATTTGACAGTCTTGGTAAAGAGAACGATATAAAATACATCCGCTATCTCACCGCCCGGCTGGCATCGTTCCGCAACGTGTGGTGGTCGTTGGCGAACGAGTTCGACTATGTGAAAACGAAGCCGCGCGCCGACTGGGATGATTACACGAAGGCTGTCGTTAGCGCCGATCCGTACGGCCATCTTTGTTCGATCCATAACGGGAGCGTTTATTATGACAACTGGAAGCCCGAATACACGCACGTAAGCATTCAAAACGGCTCCACGGTCGAAGATTTTGGCCGCGCTACCTTGCTGAGGGATGTGTTTTTCAAACCGATGGTGTACGATGAGGTGTGTTACGAAGGCGATTTGCAGCAGCGATGGGGGCATTTGAGCGGCGAGGAAATGACGGAGGCATTCTGGCAAGGCGTGATTGCGGGCACGTATGTGACGCACGGGGAAACCTACAAGAATGCAGGCGACACGATTTTTTGGGCAAAAGGAGGAAGGCTGATCGGCAGCAGTCCGAAGCGAATAGGATTTTTGAAGAAAATCCTGGAAGAAGCGCCGGGGCCGCTCGAACTGTCCGACCCTTGGAAAGACCATCACACCTCCCGTGCCGATAGCAGCTATTACCTCGTTTATTTTGGTAAAAACATGCAGCCGGAATGGGAATTCAGCCTGCCGCGCAAAGGCGGACCGAAAACGGGGCGAAAGTTCAAGGTGGAGGTGATCGATACCTGGAATATGACCATCGATGAGCGGCCGGAGATATTCGAAATCGCCGAAACAACCGACTATCGCATATTTGATAAAAAGCGAACGTCGATCCGCCTGCCGATGACGCCATACCTGGCCTTGCGGATTAAAGAGTACCGGGAGTGA
- a CDS encoding FGGY family carbohydrate kinase has translation MLNGPFVLAIDQGTSSTKTVIFNDKGKVVARGSEPLHTMYLDGGLVEQDPQEIYENVLKSVAKCVADFTSKEGRIEDIRSCGISNQRETFVLWDNKGAPLHNAVVWQCKRSTAVCEQLRAEGLEEMIRQKTGLLADPYFSGSKVIWLNLHNERVKTAVAGGNAFFGTVDTWLLHKLTNGKAYLTDHTNASRTLFFNLETLSWDAELISVFGLEGLHLPDIQSSSSHFGETDFNGLFPEAIPITAMIGDSHAAAFGEGCFGPGIAKATLGTGSSILMNIGPEPKPSQQGMVTTIGWSAGERVEYALEGVIVTCGATIEWLKTHLELFSDIRETEAMARSVKDSGGVYLVPAFSGLGAPHWDMNRKASITGLTFNSNKNHIVRAALESIPFQIKDVIVAMESDTGIALRELKIDGGLTSNNFVVQMLADLLEKPVVNLGFPEVSALGAAYLSGLYSGVYPGIEYLQKLSENHSSVAPKVNNEAVKAAYRGWQEAVSSAPQICVTH, from the coding sequence ATGTTGAACGGCCCATTTGTGCTGGCGATCGATCAGGGTACGAGTAGTACCAAAACCGTCATTTTTAATGATAAGGGAAAGGTTGTGGCGCGCGGCAGCGAGCCGCTGCACACCATGTACCTCGATGGCGGGCTGGTAGAGCAGGACCCGCAAGAGATTTATGAGAATGTATTGAAGTCGGTTGCCAAATGCGTGGCGGATTTCACGTCCAAAGAAGGACGTATAGAGGATATCCGTTCGTGCGGTATTTCAAATCAGCGGGAAACTTTTGTGCTTTGGGATAACAAGGGCGCGCCGCTGCACAATGCGGTGGTTTGGCAATGTAAACGGTCGACGGCCGTCTGCGAGCAGTTGCGTGCGGAGGGTCTGGAAGAAATGATCCGGCAGAAAACGGGCCTTCTGGCCGACCCTTATTTTTCAGGGTCCAAGGTGATATGGCTGAACCTTCATAATGAACGCGTGAAAACGGCGGTTGCGGGGGGAAATGCGTTTTTTGGGACCGTCGATACATGGCTGCTGCATAAACTCACCAATGGGAAAGCATATCTCACGGATCATACCAACGCGTCGCGGACGCTGTTTTTTAACCTGGAAACGCTTTCGTGGGACGCGGAATTGATCAGTGTATTTGGGCTGGAAGGATTGCATTTGCCTGATATTCAGTCGTCATCGTCGCATTTTGGTGAAACGGATTTTAACGGTCTGTTTCCAGAGGCAATACCTATCACCGCGATGATCGGCGACTCGCATGCCGCCGCTTTTGGCGAGGGGTGCTTTGGGCCGGGAATTGCCAAGGCGACCTTGGGCACCGGTTCGTCCATTCTGATGAACATCGGTCCTGAGCCGAAGCCATCGCAGCAGGGAATGGTCACAACGATCGGTTGGAGTGCAGGCGAAAGGGTAGAATACGCGCTGGAAGGCGTGATCGTAACGTGCGGAGCGACAATCGAATGGCTCAAAACCCATCTCGAACTGTTCAGCGACATTCGGGAGACGGAGGCAATGGCGCGATCGGTGAAAGACAGCGGCGGGGTGTACCTGGTGCCGGCGTTTAGCGGACTTGGCGCGCCGCACTGGGATATGAACCGCAAGGCGTCCATTACCGGTCTGACATTCAATTCAAACAAGAATCATATTGTGCGCGCTGCCCTCGAATCCATCCCTTTCCAGATCAAGGACGTGATCGTGGCCATGGAGTCGGATACCGGCATTGCGTTGCGTGAATTGAAGATCGACGGAGGGTTGACCTCCAATAATTTCGTCGTACAGATGCTGGCCGATCTGCTTGAAAAGCCGGTCGTGAACCTTGGTTTTCCCGAAGTTTCCGCTCTCGGTGCGGCTTATCTTTCGGGCTTGTATTCCGGCGTTTATCCAGGCATTGAATATTTGCAAAAATTAAGTGAAAACCATTCTTCGGTAGCACCGAAAGTGAACAACGAGGCGGTGAAGGCGGCTTACCGCGGCTGGCAGGAAGCGGTGAGTAGTGCGCCTCAAATTTGTGTAACACATTGA
- a CDS encoding DUF5703 domain-containing protein yields MPLIRFYRFVLVLLLLIGHSNAFTQDFSPEQYNLKWDTQSKNSGESMPCGGGDVGLNVWVENGDLLFYVSRSGIFDENNVMPKLGRVRVRLSPNPFDNGESFQQELKLNEGYVAITGKKGKLTAKLKVWVDVFSPVIHVEAESSAPVAAQAWYESWRTGPGELKGNARSASSYKWAAPKIAVFPDSVRHEDNGVLFYHQNRDSTIFDVIVSQQKLDAVKPTLWNPLKNLTYGGWMGGPNMVADPTVANGKYADAAFRGFGLKTKSTSKNIRLSIYLHTDQQPNVAVWKKALWTTVVKARKVEKLAHTKTIEWWKQYWQRSHIALNADKKDSASAVWQVGRNYQLFRYMLGCNAFGSYPTKFNGGLFTYDPVFVDTSYHFSADHRNWGGGIFTAQNQRLVYWPMLKSGDFDMMKPQFEFYQRILGNAETRTQHYWGHNGASFTEQIENFGLPNYAEYSSKRPEGFDPGLEYNKWLEYLWDTSLEFCLMILDQQHFTGADISAYLPLIESCVVFFDEHYQYLAARRSAAKLDQNGHLVLFPGSAAETYKMAYNSVTTVAGLKTVLERMLALPAPYGSEAQRTRWKEMQRRIPPISFREMQGHRTIAPAQAWERIQNTEIPQLYPVYPYGMYGIGKPDLETAVNTWKYDTEAIKNRNHTSWHQDGIFCARLGLTDEAAALTIKKLQDSGRRFPAFWGPGHDWVPDHNWGGSGMIGLQEMLMQTHGDSIYILPAWPDSWDVRFKLHAPKNTVVEGEWKGGKMVNLKVTPVERRGDLICSKCGLSDIKR; encoded by the coding sequence ATGCCCTTGATTCGCTTTTACCGGTTTGTTCTCGTTTTATTGCTATTAATAGGCCATTCAAATGCCTTTACACAGGACTTTTCGCCTGAACAGTACAATTTGAAATGGGATACCCAAAGTAAGAATTCCGGCGAATCGATGCCTTGCGGAGGCGGCGATGTCGGGCTGAATGTGTGGGTGGAAAATGGCGATTTGCTATTCTACGTTTCGCGCAGCGGCATTTTTGATGAAAATAATGTCATGCCTAAGCTTGGCCGCGTGCGGGTGAGGCTTTCACCGAATCCGTTCGATAATGGCGAGAGCTTTCAGCAAGAGTTGAAGCTGAACGAAGGATATGTAGCAATAACCGGTAAAAAGGGCAAACTGACCGCCAAGTTAAAAGTTTGGGTGGATGTTTTCAGTCCGGTTATCCATGTCGAAGCGGAAAGCAGCGCCCCGGTGGCGGCGCAGGCGTGGTACGAAAGCTGGCGGACGGGCCCTGGCGAGCTGAAAGGCAATGCGAGAAGTGCGAGTTCCTATAAATGGGCCGCACCGAAAATCGCCGTTTTTCCCGACAGCGTCCGGCACGAGGACAACGGGGTGCTGTTCTATCACCAGAACCGCGATTCGACGATTTTTGATGTCATCGTGAGTCAGCAGAAGCTTGATGCAGTGAAGCCGACGCTTTGGAACCCGCTCAAAAACCTGACTTATGGCGGCTGGATGGGCGGTCCGAACATGGTAGCCGATCCGACGGTGGCGAATGGCAAATATGCGGATGCTGCGTTCAGGGGATTTGGGTTGAAGACAAAATCGACCTCCAAAAACATCCGGTTGAGCATTTATCTGCATACCGATCAACAGCCCAATGTGGCCGTTTGGAAAAAGGCGCTTTGGACGACTGTCGTAAAAGCTCGCAAAGTTGAAAAGCTGGCGCATACTAAAACGATCGAATGGTGGAAGCAATACTGGCAGCGGAGCCATATTGCATTGAATGCCGATAAAAAAGACAGCGCGTCGGCGGTTTGGCAGGTCGGCCGGAACTATCAGCTATTCCGTTACATGCTCGGTTGCAACGCGTTTGGCAGTTATCCTACGAAATTCAATGGCGGACTGTTCACATACGACCCGGTTTTTGTCGACACTTCTTACCATTTCAGCGCCGATCACCGGAACTGGGGCGGCGGGATATTCACGGCTCAGAATCAGCGGCTTGTATATTGGCCAATGCTCAAAAGCGGCGATTTTGATATGATGAAGCCGCAATTCGAATTTTACCAACGCATTTTAGGAAACGCCGAAACGCGCACACAGCACTACTGGGGCCACAATGGCGCCTCCTTTACCGAGCAAATCGAGAATTTTGGTTTGCCCAACTATGCGGAATACAGCTCCAAGCGTCCGGAAGGTTTCGATCCGGGACTCGAATACAATAAATGGCTGGAATACCTGTGGGATACGTCGCTGGAATTTTGCCTGATGATCCTCGATCAGCAGCATTTCACCGGCGCGGACATTTCGGCTTATTTGCCCCTCATTGAAAGCTGCGTGGTGTTTTTCGACGAACATTACCAGTACCTCGCCGCCCGCCGCAGCGCCGCCAAGCTCGATCAGAACGGCCATCTGGTGCTATTCCCCGGCAGTGCGGCCGAAACCTATAAAATGGCCTACAATTCGGTAACGACCGTGGCCGGCCTGAAAACCGTGCTCGAAAGAATGCTTGCATTGCCGGCGCCATACGGCAGCGAGGCGCAACGGACACGCTGGAAGGAAATGCAGCGGCGGATACCGCCGATCAGCTTCCGCGAAATGCAGGGGCATCGCACGATTGCGCCCGCGCAGGCGTGGGAACGCATCCAGAACACCGAAATCCCGCAGCTTTACCCGGTATATCCCTACGGAATGTACGGAATCGGCAAGCCCGACCTCGAAACGGCGGTCAACACCTGGAAATACGACACCGAAGCCATCAAAAACCGCAACCACACCAGCTGGCATCAGGACGGCATTTTTTGCGCACGCCTGGGCCTTACCGATGAAGCCGCCGCGCTGACGATCAAGAAACTTCAGGACTCAGGCCGCCGCTTTCCCGCCTTTTGGGGCCCCGGCCACGATTGGGTGCCCGACCACAACTGGGGCGGCTCCGGCATGATCGGTTTGCAGGAAATGCTCATGCAAACGCACGGCGATTCGATTTACATCCTTCCCGCATGGCCAGATAGCTGGGACGTCCGCTTCAAACTTCACGCGCCTAAAAATACGGTAGTGGAAGGCGAATGGAAAGGCGGTAAAATGGTGAATCTGAAAGTGACGCCGGTGGAGCGCCGGGGCGATTTAATATGCTCTAAATGTGGGTTATCCGACATCAAACGGTAA
- a CDS encoding sugar phosphate isomerase/epimerase family protein, with translation MKRRSFLSACAAAMATLPFSSWAALSPSQKSRYKIAVIDLMILKRQKLSALPLAGEIGADGLEVDMGGLGNRPTFDNRLADPAVRQQYLDKAKELNLEICSLAMTGFYAQSFAKRDGAEKMVGDCIETMKAMGIKTAFLPLGIQGDLVKNPELRPAIVERLKAVGKMAEKADVVIGIETALDAKGEVELLREIGSKNIRIYFNFSNPLKEGRDLCEELRILGKKRICQIHCTDEDGVWLQNNTRLDMKKVKATLDKMGWKGWLVIERSRDASKPRDVKGNFSANTAFMKTVFQS, from the coding sequence ATGAAAAGAAGAAGCTTTTTAAGTGCATGCGCTGCCGCAATGGCCACGCTGCCGTTTTCGTCGTGGGCGGCGCTGAGCCCTTCCCAAAAGTCGCGGTATAAGATTGCCGTGATCGACCTGATGATCCTGAAAAGACAGAAACTGAGCGCATTACCGCTCGCCGGCGAGATCGGTGCCGACGGGCTGGAAGTGGATATGGGCGGCCTGGGCAACCGGCCGACGTTCGACAACAGGCTCGCCGACCCCGCCGTGCGCCAGCAATACCTCGATAAAGCCAAAGAACTGAACCTGGAAATCTGCTCGCTGGCTATGACGGGATTTTATGCCCAATCGTTCGCGAAACGGGACGGCGCCGAGAAAATGGTCGGCGACTGCATCGAAACCATGAAGGCAATGGGCATTAAAACTGCATTTTTGCCGCTCGGTATTCAGGGAGATCTGGTCAAAAACCCGGAATTGCGGCCCGCGATCGTGGAGCGGCTTAAAGCTGTGGGCAAAATGGCTGAAAAAGCGGACGTAGTAATCGGGATTGAGACCGCGCTCGACGCGAAAGGAGAGGTGGAATTACTGAGAGAGATCGGCTCTAAAAACATCCGGATCTATTTCAACTTCTCGAACCCGCTCAAAGAAGGCCGCGACCTTTGCGAAGAGCTGCGCATTTTGGGTAAAAAACGCATTTGCCAGATCCATTGCACCGATGAGGACGGCGTGTGGCTGCAAAACAACACGCGGCTGGACATGAAAAAGGTAAAGGCGACGCTCGATAAAATGGGCTGGAAAGGCTGGCTAGTGATCGAACGGTCGCGCGATGCCAGCAAGCCGCGCGATGTAAAAGGTAATTTCAGCGCGAATACCGCTTTTATGAAGACCGTATTTCAGTCGTGA
- a CDS encoding sialidase family protein, producing the protein MRKTLIKWLFCGAALFTLPVHAQTFKEGILVDENIFETAPFPESHASTIAETPAGLVAAWFGGTKERNPDVGIWVSRLENDKWTAPVEVANGVVNEKLRYACWNPVLYQIPKGELMLFYKVGPNVAGWKGFLITSKDNGKTWSKPTALQEGYLGPVKNKPVLLANGELWCPSSTEGEGGWRLHFEVTPDFGKTWRKVGPLNDGKTIKAIQPSLLTYANGDMQILCRSQSRSIVESWSKDGGKTWSEVGPSALPNNNSGTDAVTLKDGRQLLVYNHVKPPAGQPKGPRTPLNVAVSKDGKNWEAVLILEDSPISQYSYPSVIQSTDGMVHIVYTWRRQRIKHVKIDPSKLKGKAIVEEQWPI; encoded by the coding sequence ATGCGAAAAACTTTAATAAAATGGCTTTTCTGCGGCGCGGCGCTGTTCACATTGCCCGTACATGCACAGACTTTCAAGGAGGGCATTCTCGTCGACGAGAACATTTTTGAAACGGCCCCATTCCCCGAAAGCCACGCGTCGACCATCGCAGAAACGCCCGCAGGGCTCGTTGCGGCGTGGTTTGGCGGCACGAAAGAGCGTAATCCGGACGTAGGCATTTGGGTGAGCCGTTTGGAAAATGATAAATGGACGGCGCCCGTGGAGGTAGCGAATGGCGTAGTGAACGAAAAGCTCCGCTACGCGTGCTGGAACCCGGTTTTGTACCAGATTCCGAAGGGAGAACTCATGCTTTTTTACAAGGTAGGGCCCAATGTGGCCGGCTGGAAGGGCTTTTTGATCACTTCCAAAGACAATGGTAAAACGTGGTCGAAGCCAACGGCGTTGCAGGAAGGCTATTTGGGACCGGTGAAAAATAAGCCGGTGCTGTTAGCGAACGGCGAGCTTTGGTGCCCGTCGAGCACCGAGGGGGAAGGCGGCTGGCGCTTGCATTTCGAGGTAACACCGGATTTTGGCAAAACCTGGCGGAAGGTAGGCCCGCTGAACGATGGAAAGACGATCAAGGCCATTCAGCCAAGTTTGCTGACCTACGCTAACGGAGATATGCAGATCCTATGCCGGAGCCAGAGCCGTTCGATCGTCGAATCGTGGTCGAAAGACGGTGGGAAAACATGGTCGGAAGTGGGACCTTCTGCATTGCCGAATAATAACTCGGGCACCGATGCCGTGACATTGAAAGATGGCCGGCAACTACTGGTGTACAATCACGTAAAGCCGCCGGCAGGTCAGCCGAAAGGACCGCGTACGCCTTTGAATGTGGCGGTTTCCAAAGACGGGAAGAACTGGGAAGCCGTGCTGATTTTGGAGGATTCACCGATCAGTCAGTATTCGTATCCGTCTGTGATTCAGTCTACTGACGGTATGGTGCACATTGTGTACACGTGGCGCCGCCAGCGGATCAAGCACGTGAAAATCGACCCGTCGAAGCTGAAAGGCAAGGCGATCGTGGAAGAACAGTGGCCTATTTGA